One genomic window of Pseudomonas aeruginosa includes the following:
- a CDS encoding PIG-L deacetylase family protein, translating to MSARKQQLLKRHRRNKRIGLLVALLALLAVGLLVSPWLLPILLVALWVAHEAWFADHLFYSPGEDYRYRFAEGVESLPVRLADGRLRVDGELREGDTLVLGIGVRAGWLGRFLEPSVLLEGGAEADAQAFERGVNGLRYLNLTGLAGPLGEGRIRLRGRHCRLVGEPTLWRARHPDYRDRRVMVIAPHADDAELAAFGLYSQAREAWIVTLTAGEIETEHYRRMGLDGIAAARLKGRLRAWDSQAVPTWGGVPAERCVQLGYFCLQLPAMQANPGEVVPSREADLTDIRPFRQFNRLRLASDADGLSTWNNLLADLRELILLARPEVIVLPHPHFDPHPDHVRAQEAVREALQGLDWQPQALLHYANHLHDNDRWPMGDAHMGVSLPPLTEECSPLLPWTLALERTRQVDKAMALGMMHDLQPRPPFKRRLRRRLQGWLAGRRWPAYGEDEFMRKAVRRHELFWVESLDGEA from the coding sequence ATGAGCGCACGCAAGCAGCAGTTGCTCAAGCGTCATCGACGCAACAAGCGGATCGGCCTACTGGTTGCGCTGCTGGCATTGCTGGCCGTCGGTCTGCTGGTCAGCCCCTGGTTGTTGCCGATCCTCCTCGTGGCCCTGTGGGTCGCCCACGAAGCCTGGTTCGCCGATCACCTGTTCTATTCGCCGGGCGAGGACTACCGCTACCGTTTCGCGGAAGGGGTCGAGTCGCTGCCGGTACGCCTGGCGGATGGCCGTCTGCGAGTCGACGGTGAGCTGCGCGAAGGCGATACGCTGGTGCTTGGCATCGGCGTGCGCGCTGGCTGGCTGGGGCGCTTCCTCGAACCCTCGGTGCTGCTGGAAGGTGGCGCGGAGGCCGATGCCCAGGCTTTCGAACGTGGGGTGAACGGCTTGCGCTACCTGAACCTGACGGGACTGGCCGGGCCGCTGGGCGAGGGCCGGATTCGCCTGCGCGGCCGGCATTGCCGGCTGGTCGGCGAACCGACCCTGTGGCGTGCGCGCCATCCCGACTACCGTGATCGGCGGGTGATGGTCATCGCTCCGCATGCCGACGACGCCGAGCTGGCCGCCTTCGGCCTCTACAGCCAGGCTCGCGAGGCCTGGATCGTGACCCTGACCGCCGGCGAGATCGAAACCGAGCATTACCGCCGCATGGGCCTCGACGGAATAGCTGCGGCGCGCCTGAAGGGCCGCCTGCGCGCCTGGGATAGCCAGGCCGTGCCGACGTGGGGTGGGGTGCCGGCCGAGCGCTGCGTGCAACTGGGTTATTTCTGCCTGCAATTGCCTGCCATGCAGGCGAACCCGGGCGAGGTGGTGCCGTCCCGTGAGGCCGATCTCACCGATATCCGTCCGTTCCGCCAGTTCAACCGCCTGCGCCTGGCCAGCGATGCCGACGGCCTGTCGACCTGGAACAATCTGCTGGCCGATCTCCGCGAGCTGATCCTGCTGGCACGTCCCGAGGTCATCGTCCTGCCTCATCCGCATTTCGATCCGCACCCGGACCATGTCCGCGCCCAGGAGGCTGTGCGCGAGGCGCTCCAGGGCCTGGACTGGCAGCCGCAGGCATTGTTGCACTATGCCAATCACCTGCACGACAACGATCGCTGGCCGATGGGCGATGCGCACATGGGGGTCAGCCTGCCACCGCTGACCGAAGAATGCTCGCCGTTGCTGCCATGGACGCTGGCGCTGGAGCGCACGCGCCAGGTGGACAAGGCCATGGCCTTGGGCATGATGCACGACCTGCAACCCAGGCCGCCGTTCAAGCGCCGTCTGCGCCGCCGTCTGCAGGGCTGGCTCGCCGGGCGTCGCTGGCCGGCTTACGGCGAGGACGAGTTCATGCGCAAGGCGGTGCGTCGGCACGAGTTGTTCTGGGTGGAGTCGCTGGATGGGGAGGCGTGA
- a CDS encoding antimicrobial resistance protein Mig-14, with protein sequence MLNRLRAFRERGWREVDAPTYAQAWQRFGGSVATHPLVVEQLAEMAGIPVRYLGWESAGELVAAIPTWGRHLALSKDVLKRRGKKGLYDLGNAELILPVADDARIALRHAGRYLSALHERNIVTLRPQTEQLAFARAPEDFSKKFRYNQRREVRLVEEAGGQVRQADSFPPAEFAAIYLELFQRRWGFPATGAERMAEVFERLRELLRGSVLLLNDQPIAVQVLYRAEAPGWLSVEYINGGVDPQTREFSPGSVLSYLNTQAAWEDARALGKPLRYSFGRADREYKDRWCHPSPVFQV encoded by the coding sequence ATGCTGAACAGGTTGCGCGCCTTCCGCGAACGCGGTTGGCGCGAAGTGGACGCGCCGACCTACGCCCAGGCCTGGCAGCGTTTCGGCGGCAGCGTCGCGACCCACCCGCTGGTGGTCGAGCAACTCGCCGAAATGGCTGGAATCCCGGTGCGTTACCTGGGTTGGGAGAGCGCTGGCGAACTGGTTGCGGCGATCCCGACCTGGGGCCGCCACCTGGCGTTGTCCAAGGACGTGCTCAAGCGGCGCGGCAAGAAGGGCCTGTACGACCTGGGCAACGCCGAACTGATCCTGCCGGTGGCCGACGATGCCCGCATCGCCCTCCGCCATGCGGGACGCTACCTGTCGGCGCTGCATGAGCGGAACATCGTCACGCTGCGCCCTCAGACCGAGCAACTGGCTTTCGCTCGCGCCCCCGAGGATTTCTCCAAGAAGTTCCGCTATAACCAGCGGCGCGAAGTGCGCCTGGTGGAGGAAGCTGGTGGCCAGGTGCGCCAGGCAGACAGCTTCCCCCCGGCCGAGTTCGCCGCCATCTATCTTGAACTGTTCCAGCGTCGCTGGGGTTTCCCGGCCACCGGCGCGGAGCGCATGGCCGAGGTCTTCGAGCGGCTGCGCGAATTGCTGCGCGGCTCGGTCCTGCTGCTCAACGACCAGCCCATCGCGGTCCAGGTACTGTATCGCGCCGAAGCGCCGGGCTGGCTCAGCGTCGAGTACATCAACGGCGGCGTCGATCCGCAGACCCGCGAGTTCAGCCCTGGCAGCGTGCTCAGTTACCTGAACACCCAGGCCGCCTGGGAGGATGCGCGAGCGCTGGGCAAACCCCTGCGCTATTCGTTCGGTCGCGCCGACCGCGAATACAAGGATCGCTGGTGCCATCCTTCTCCGGTCTTCCAGGTCTGA
- a CDS encoding glycosyltransferase yields MTRSAEPRVLQFCHGYDGPFLDCARQYASLFAGTPYKVTTVFLTGRSDPEVAARCASDEVLFLEYGSRDIRGLKLKAIRDLREIARSRDFRFCIAHRFKPIWIASLATRLPIIGVHHAFGDYQRLSRKVFAGLMSKRLSLLAVSDAVRDDIRRCLPKWPAERIETLYNRIDVAALQAEQVERLSARRQLRLPDEAWVVGNVGRLHPDKDQATLLRGFAAALPRLPQNSLLAILGSGRLEEQLKDLACELGIGERVLFLGQVEEARRYFKAFDAFALSSDHEPFGMVLLEAMVAGVPLIATACGGAREVVEGVGILFPLGDETALAEGLTHLAALDRRQREACARLMLERLETRFSDAAVRREFWRLPTIAGFASESAC; encoded by the coding sequence ATGACTCGGTCGGCTGAACCTCGCGTCCTGCAGTTCTGTCACGGCTACGACGGGCCTTTCCTCGACTGTGCCCGTCAGTACGCCAGCCTGTTCGCCGGAACCCCGTACAAGGTCACCACGGTGTTCCTCACCGGGCGTTCCGATCCTGAGGTGGCGGCGCGTTGCGCCTCCGACGAGGTACTGTTCCTCGAGTACGGCTCCAGGGACATCCGTGGCCTCAAGCTGAAGGCGATCCGCGACTTGCGCGAGATCGCCCGTTCGCGCGACTTCCGCTTCTGCATCGCGCACCGCTTCAAGCCGATCTGGATCGCCAGCCTGGCCACTCGTCTGCCGATCATTGGCGTGCACCACGCCTTCGGCGATTACCAGCGGTTGTCGCGCAAGGTCTTCGCCGGCCTGATGAGCAAGCGCCTGAGCCTGCTGGCGGTGTCCGACGCGGTGCGCGACGATATCCGCCGTTGCCTGCCGAAGTGGCCGGCGGAGCGGATCGAGACGCTCTACAACCGCATCGACGTCGCTGCGCTGCAGGCCGAGCAGGTCGAGCGCCTGAGTGCGCGCCGGCAACTGCGCCTGCCCGACGAGGCCTGGGTGGTCGGCAACGTCGGCCGCCTGCATCCGGACAAGGACCAGGCTACCCTGCTGCGCGGCTTTGCCGCCGCGCTGCCGCGCCTGCCGCAGAACAGCCTGCTGGCGATCCTCGGCAGCGGCCGCCTGGAAGAGCAGCTCAAGGACCTGGCCTGCGAACTGGGTATCGGCGAGCGCGTGCTGTTCCTCGGCCAGGTCGAAGAGGCACGGCGCTACTTCAAGGCGTTCGACGCCTTCGCCCTGAGTTCCGACCACGAGCCGTTCGGCATGGTCCTGCTGGAGGCCATGGTCGCCGGTGTACCGCTGATCGCCACCGCCTGTGGCGGCGCCCGCGAAGTGGTGGAAGGGGTCGGCATCCTCTTCCCGCTGGGCGACGAGACGGCCCTGGCCGAGGGCCTGACCCACCTGGCGGCGCTTGACCGCCGCCAGCGCGAGGCCTGTGCTCGGCTCATGCTCGAGCGCCTGGAGACACGCTTCTCCGACGCTGCGGTGCGCCGCGAATTCTGGCGCCTGCCGACGATTGCCGGCTTCGCTTCGGAGTCTGCATGCTGA